A window of Lacibacter sediminis contains these coding sequences:
- a CDS encoding DUF2480 family protein: MSEVIVNKVAESALQTIDLEAWIPKEEPVLFDLKDFLFMGLIIKEKEFRASLQQTDTSVYQDKVVLICCSADAIIPMWAYMLVSALLQPVAKELFLGSAEEWKKQKLMQAIAALDTTVYKDQRVVVKGCGDEPIPEAAYLEITNKLRPVAKSIMYGEPCSTVPIFKQPKPTV, translated from the coding sequence ATGAGTGAAGTGATAGTAAATAAAGTAGCTGAAAGTGCCTTGCAAACCATTGATCTGGAGGCCTGGATCCCAAAGGAAGAACCGGTTTTATTCGACTTGAAGGATTTTCTTTTTATGGGTTTGATCATTAAAGAAAAAGAATTCAGGGCCTCACTACAGCAAACAGATACAAGCGTCTATCAAGACAAAGTTGTATTGATCTGTTGCAGTGCCGATGCTATTATTCCGATGTGGGCTTATATGCTGGTGTCGGCTTTATTGCAGCCCGTTGCAAAAGAATTGTTTTTGGGTTCTGCAGAAGAATGGAAAAAGCAAAAACTGATGCAGGCAATAGCAGCGCTTGATACAACAGTTTATAAAGATCAACGGGTGGTGGTAAAAGGTTGTGGCGACGAACCAATACCTGAAGCAGCTTACCTCGAGATCACCAACAAATTAAGACCTGTAGCGAAAAGCATTATGTACGGAGAACCCTGCAGCACTGTTCCGATTTTTAAACAACCAAAACCAACTGTATAA
- a CDS encoding RidA family protein: MKLFIVLLFALSFINVTAQSADEKIKELRLQLPPASKPIANYVKYVRTGNLIFLAGHGPTKADGTNIMGKVGKDLTIEQAYEAAKVTALSLIATLKDALGGDLSKVKRIVKVNGYVNCLPDFTEQPKVINGCSDLLVQIFGEKGKHARAAMGMVALPMNIAVEIEMVVEVE; encoded by the coding sequence ATGAAACTATTCATTGTACTACTTTTCGCTTTGTCATTTATTAATGTAACAGCTCAATCTGCTGATGAAAAGATCAAAGAATTAAGATTACAATTACCACCTGCCAGTAAACCCATTGCCAACTATGTAAAGTATGTGCGTACAGGTAATCTTATTTTTCTTGCAGGCCATGGACCTACAAAAGCAGATGGAACAAACATTATGGGTAAAGTGGGAAAAGATCTGACAATTGAACAAGCTTATGAAGCTGCAAAGGTGACTGCACTCAGCCTTATTGCTACGTTGAAAGATGCGCTTGGTGGCGACCTGAGTAAAGTAAAACGTATTGTAAAAGTAAATGGGTATGTCAACTGCTTGCCCGATTTTACTGAGCAACCAAAAGTGATCAATGGCTGCAGTGATCTACTGGTTCAGATCTTTGGTGAGAAAGGAAAACATGCAAGAGCTGCTATGGGCATGGTTGCCTTGCCGATGAATATTGCTGTTGAAATTGAAATGGTGGTAGAAGTAGAATAG
- the corA gene encoding magnesium/cobalt transporter CorA: MGKRSSYLDLVLNPFNLLRTKRILNVNPTVVPLRKEPDHINLYVYDYDFENLHQEKLAEVKDAFRYKHSASVTWINVDGIRRKDIEDICNHFNIHSLVLEDILSIGQRPKVDDIDGTMFCLLNMLYFNENESTVETEQISIVLGKQFVLSFQEDASRDVFNPLRDKLQFRNNKIRQSGTDYLFYSLIDMIVDNYFLVMEKLSDKIELLEEDIIRHPNKRSLAKINQLRKEMIVLKRNISPVRDMINGILRSESPLIQERTEKYFKDIYDHIVQANDLAENYRDMMMNLHDLYLSNVNLKMNEVMKVMAIVTCLLAPATVIGGMFGMNFDVIPYAHHKWGFYLTCGMMILIPLVMLYLFRKRGWF, from the coding sequence ATGGGAAAGCGGAGCTCCTATTTAGACCTGGTATTGAATCCCTTCAACCTCCTGCGGACGAAGCGTATCCTCAACGTAAATCCCACTGTAGTTCCCCTTCGAAAAGAACCTGATCATATCAATTTATACGTGTATGATTACGATTTCGAAAACCTGCACCAGGAAAAGTTAGCCGAAGTAAAAGACGCCTTCCGTTACAAACATTCGGCGAGTGTAACATGGATCAATGTGGATGGTATCCGCAGAAAAGACATTGAAGATATCTGCAATCATTTCAATATTCACTCACTTGTATTAGAAGACATCCTGAGTATTGGCCAGCGCCCGAAAGTGGATGATATTGATGGCACGATGTTCTGCCTGTTGAATATGTTATACTTCAACGAAAACGAATCAACAGTAGAAACAGAACAGATCTCTATTGTGCTGGGAAAACAGTTTGTACTCAGTTTCCAGGAAGATGCATCAAGAGATGTATTTAATCCATTACGGGATAAACTGCAATTCAGAAATAACAAGATCAGGCAAAGCGGTACTGATTATCTTTTTTATTCGCTCATTGATATGATCGTTGATAATTATTTTTTGGTGATGGAAAAACTGAGCGATAAGATTGAACTATTAGAAGAAGATATTATCCGGCATCCAAATAAACGATCACTGGCTAAGATCAACCAGCTTCGAAAAGAAATGATCGTATTAAAACGAAATATTTCTCCTGTTCGGGATATGATCAATGGAATTCTTCGAAGTGAGAGCCCGCTTATACAGGAGCGTACAGAAAAATACTTTAAAGATATTTATGATCACATTGTACAGGCAAATGATCTGGCAGAGAACTACCGTGATATGATGATGAACTTACATGATCTTTATTTGAGTAATGTAAACCTGAAGATGAATGAGGTGATGAAAGTGATGGCAATTGTAACTTGTTTACTCGCGCCTGCTACTGTAATTGGTGGTATGTTCGGGATGAACTTTGATGTGATTCCTTACGCTCATCACAAATGGGGTTTCTATTTAACCTGCGGCATGATGATCTTAATTCCTTTGGTGATGTTATATCTCTTCCGCAAAAGGGGTTGGTTTTAA
- a CDS encoding serine hydrolase, protein MKPVVLFFAFLFGLQFCYAQKTDQKLKKQIEELISGFNGDIGIYVKSLKTGKTVAINADTVFPTASMVKVPILLGVIDKINKGELTYHQPIIYKDSLLYAGVDILGSYKNNEQVELSKVIMLMLTTSDNTASLWLQSLAGTGTRINEIIQDLGYKYTRVNSRTPGREDNRTIYGWGQTTPFEMANIIERIYRKEIFNDSSCIRMMRLLGRNYWDEEGLSSIPPNVEVFSKNGAVNASRSEVMLVNAPHHPYVVCIITKNNKDQSWDRNNEAWTLTRKLSSLLWNYFEPNMKF, encoded by the coding sequence ATGAAGCCAGTTGTTTTGTTTTTTGCATTCCTCTTTGGTTTGCAGTTTTGCTATGCACAAAAAACAGATCAGAAATTAAAGAAACAGATCGAAGAACTGATCAGCGGTTTTAATGGTGACATTGGTATTTATGTAAAGAGTTTAAAAACAGGAAAAACAGTTGCCATAAATGCTGATACTGTTTTCCCTACAGCAAGCATGGTGAAAGTACCGATCCTGCTTGGTGTAATTGATAAGATCAACAAGGGCGAATTGACTTATCATCAACCAATCATTTACAAAGACTCACTACTGTATGCGGGAGTTGATATACTCGGCTCTTATAAAAACAACGAACAGGTGGAGTTATCCAAGGTGATCATGCTGATGTTAACCACCAGCGATAATACCGCCAGTTTATGGTTACAGAGCCTAGCCGGAACAGGAACACGCATAAATGAAATCATACAGGATCTAGGGTATAAGTATACAAGAGTCAATTCAAGAACACCCGGTCGTGAAGATAACCGAACTATTTATGGATGGGGACAAACCACGCCATTTGAAATGGCGAATATCATAGAACGCATTTATCGGAAAGAGATCTTTAACGACAGCAGCTGCATACGCATGATGAGGTTATTAGGCCGTAATTATTGGGATGAAGAAGGTTTGTCAAGTATTCCTCCAAATGTGGAAGTGTTCAGCAAGAACGGAGCAGTAAATGCCAGCAGAAGCGAAGTGATGTTGGTGAATGCCCCACATCATCCTTACGTTGTTTGCATTATCACCAAAAACAATAAGGACCAAAGCTGGGATAGAAACAATGAAGCCTGGACACTAACCCGTAAGCTTTCTTCGTTATTGTGGAACTATTTTGAACCCAACATGAAGTTTTAA
- the feoB gene encoding ferrous iron transport protein B, which yields MATNKIHIALVGNPNSGKTSLFNNLTGLNQKVGNFPGVTVDKKSGELDLGMGLKAELIDLPGSYSLYPRRADEWVSYRVLMNQDTEVKADVVVIVADASTLKRNLLFVSQIIDLKIPAVLALTMMDVARKKDIIIDLKGLERELGIPVVPVNPRKNKGIDVLKKAVEATAKHQYRPPAFDFIPNKNLATDAVNEVKEILPHLSDYAAIHHLINHESFLLNAEMQDKIETIEQRNKVQHTRIQAEEIMQRYQRIKQIVQNTITEESPVKKQLIAEKLDRVLLHRFWGYAILLTVLFLLFQSIFWIAQYPMDMIELFFLKASNWFSSWLPDTLLTDLFINGVLAGLSGIFVFVPQIMILFGLITILEETGYMARIGFLTDKIMRKVGLNGKSVMPMISGFACAVPAIMSVRNIENQKERLLTILVTPLMSCSARLPVYTILIALVIPKTYFLGFLSLQGLVMMGLYVFSVVIALVVSYVAKRFIKLKEKSFFILELPLYRHPRYKNVVITMIEKAKIFVFDAGKIIMVISLLLWALSSYGPGNRIEKVNTEYAQRLAAQPQNAELIEKEKQTALLQNSYAGVMGQYIEPVIKPLGYDWKIGIALITSFAAREVFVGTMATLYSVDSDGADEQTLRQKMHAAVKSDGTKVYTLATGVSLMIFYLLAMQCMSTLAIVKRETRSWKWPIIQLVYMTGLAYILSLIAYQLLK from the coding sequence ATGGCCACAAACAAAATTCATATTGCATTAGTTGGCAATCCCAACAGCGGTAAAACCTCTTTGTTTAATAACCTTACGGGGCTTAACCAAAAAGTGGGCAATTTTCCTGGCGTTACAGTTGACAAAAAATCAGGTGAGCTGGATCTAGGTATGGGATTAAAAGCTGAGCTCATCGATCTGCCCGGCTCTTACAGCCTGTATCCCCGTCGTGCAGATGAATGGGTGAGTTACCGTGTGCTCATGAACCAGGACACGGAAGTAAAAGCAGACGTAGTGGTGATTGTAGCAGATGCAAGTACGCTGAAACGTAACCTGTTATTTGTATCACAGATCATTGACCTAAAGATACCGGCTGTTCTGGCGCTTACCATGATGGATGTGGCCCGCAAGAAAGACATTATCATTGATCTGAAAGGATTGGAGCGTGAGTTAGGCATTCCTGTTGTACCGGTTAATCCAAGAAAGAATAAAGGAATTGATGTTTTGAAAAAAGCGGTGGAAGCAACAGCTAAACATCAATACCGCCCACCGGCATTTGACTTCATTCCAAATAAAAACCTGGCTACGGATGCGGTAAACGAAGTAAAAGAGATCTTACCTCACCTGAGTGATTATGCAGCTATTCATCATCTTATCAATCACGAATCATTTTTGCTGAATGCAGAAATGCAGGATAAGATCGAAACCATTGAACAACGCAACAAAGTTCAGCATACACGCATACAGGCCGAAGAGATCATGCAGCGTTACCAACGCATTAAGCAGATCGTACAAAATACCATCACCGAAGAATCACCGGTAAAGAAACAACTGATCGCAGAAAAACTTGATCGGGTTTTGCTGCATCGCTTCTGGGGTTATGCGATTCTGTTGACTGTGCTTTTTCTTTTGTTTCAAAGTATTTTCTGGATTGCTCAATATCCCATGGATATGATCGAACTGTTTTTCCTGAAAGCATCAAACTGGTTCAGCAGCTGGCTGCCCGATACATTACTCACCGATCTGTTCATTAATGGTGTGCTGGCAGGTTTGAGCGGCATCTTTGTCTTTGTGCCACAGATCATGATCCTGTTTGGGTTGATCACTATACTTGAAGAAACAGGCTACATGGCACGTATCGGTTTCTTAACCGATAAGATCATGCGCAAAGTGGGGTTGAATGGAAAGAGTGTGATGCCGATGATCAGCGGATTTGCATGTGCCGTACCTGCCATCATGAGTGTGCGGAATATTGAAAATCAAAAAGAACGTTTGCTGACGATATTGGTAACACCGCTCATGAGTTGCAGTGCAAGATTGCCAGTCTACACGATCCTCATCGCTTTAGTAATTCCTAAAACCTATTTCCTTGGCTTCCTGAGTTTGCAGGGTTTGGTGATGATGGGTCTTTATGTGTTTAGTGTGGTGATCGCATTAGTGGTTTCTTACGTCGCCAAGCGTTTCATCAAACTGAAAGAGAAAAGCTTTTTTATTCTGGAGCTTCCGTTGTACCGCCACCCACGTTATAAGAATGTTGTGATCACCATGATCGAGAAGGCAAAGATCTTTGTGTTTGATGCGGGTAAAATTATCATGGTCATCAGTTTGTTATTGTGGGCATTAAGTTCTTATGGTCCGGGTAACAGAATTGAAAAAGTAAATACAGAATATGCACAGCGATTGGCAGCTCAACCACAGAATGCAGAACTGATCGAAAAAGAAAAACAAACTGCCCTGTTACAGAATTCTTATGCAGGTGTAATGGGTCAATACATTGAGCCGGTGATCAAACCTCTTGGTTACGATTGGAAAATTGGTATTGCGTTGATCACTTCGTTTGCTGCTCGTGAAGTATTTGTTGGAACAATGGCTACGCTTTACTCAGTTGACAGTGATGGAGCTGATGAGCAAACGCTTCGTCAGAAAATGCACGCCGCTGTGAAATCGGATGGAACAAAAGTGTACACACTTGCAACAGGTGTATCGTTGATGATCTTTTATTTGCTTGCCATGCAGTGTATGAGTACACTCGCTATTGTAAAGCGTGAAACAAGAAGTTGGAAATGGCCCATCATACAACTCGTGTATATGACAGGCCTTGCTTATATCTTAAGTTTGATTGCTTACCAGTTGTTGAAATAA
- a CDS encoding M28 family peptidase: protein MKSVLSFLFFLLISSGSFAQKLSKSDKLSLTNLRTHTSFLADDKLEGRRTGTKGEELAYKYIIQEFQRNGVEAKGENGFLQVFEINEGKQILPSTFFIIDGEHLKVDKDFFPFSWSANGSIEAMASPSLHEGGSAWFWDIKELLTENENNPHFDLLNAIRTKEKDAAQKGATALILFNSGAKDAGLKYDAKDRSALSTIPVIWLQKRIGDKIAADPSAMQDIKLKVEQGEKIRKGHNVVGYINNNAESTIIIGAHYDHLGYGEDNNSRNTGAAAIHNGADDNASGTAALIELSRLLKTEGAKTSNYLLIAFSGEELGLYGSKYFTDHPTLSLNTVNYMINMDMVGRFNDTAKTITVGGIGTSPNWGTLINEKKPVFSIKVDSSGTGPSDHTSFYRKDIPVLFFFTGLHTDYHKPSDDFDKINYNGQLLLVKYITRLIARSSKEPKLAFIKTREQQTTTTARFTVSMGIMPDYTFSGNGVKVDGVSEGRAAQKAGLKAGDVVTKLGEFNISSVEGYMQALSKFKKGDATKVKVKRGNEELEFDIAF from the coding sequence ATGAAAAGCGTTCTTTCGTTTTTGTTTTTTCTACTCATTTCCAGTGGTTCTTTTGCTCAAAAGCTCAGCAAGTCAGATAAACTGAGTTTGACTAATCTCCGAACGCACACAAGCTTCCTTGCCGATGATAAGCTGGAAGGAAGAAGAACCGGTACAAAAGGCGAAGAGCTCGCTTATAAATACATCATCCAGGAATTTCAACGCAACGGCGTAGAAGCGAAGGGTGAAAATGGTTTCCTGCAGGTGTTTGAAATAAACGAAGGAAAGCAGATACTGCCTTCCACCTTTTTCATTATTGATGGTGAACATTTAAAAGTCGATAAAGATTTTTTTCCTTTCAGCTGGAGCGCAAACGGAAGTATTGAAGCAATGGCATCTCCCAGTTTGCACGAAGGTGGCAGCGCCTGGTTTTGGGATATAAAAGAATTGTTGACAGAGAATGAAAATAACCCACACTTCGATCTGCTGAACGCCATCCGTACAAAAGAAAAAGATGCGGCACAAAAAGGGGCAACAGCTTTAATTCTTTTCAATAGTGGTGCAAAAGATGCAGGGTTGAAGTATGATGCAAAAGACCGCTCAGCTTTATCTACAATTCCTGTTATCTGGTTACAGAAACGTATTGGAGATAAGATCGCTGCAGATCCTTCAGCCATGCAGGATATTAAATTGAAAGTAGAACAAGGCGAAAAGATCAGGAAAGGACATAATGTAGTTGGTTATATCAACAACAACGCCGAAAGTACCATCATCATTGGCGCACATTACGATCATTTGGGCTATGGTGAAGACAATAACTCACGCAATACCGGAGCGGCAGCAATTCACAACGGTGCTGATGATAATGCCAGTGGTACTGCAGCATTGATCGAGTTAAGTCGTTTATTAAAAACAGAAGGCGCAAAAACAAGTAATTACCTGCTTATTGCTTTCAGTGGTGAAGAACTGGGGTTGTATGGTTCAAAGTATTTTACTGATCATCCAACTCTTTCGTTGAATACAGTGAATTACATGATCAATATGGATATGGTTGGTCGCTTTAATGATACGGCTAAAACGATCACTGTTGGCGGCATTGGTACATCACCCAACTGGGGAACACTTATCAATGAAAAGAAACCCGTTTTCAGCATTAAAGTTGACAGTAGCGGTACCGGGCCAAGTGATCACACTTCTTTTTATCGTAAGGATATTCCTGTGTTATTTTTCTTTACTGGTTTGCATACCGATTATCATAAACCAAGTGATGATTTTGATAAGATCAATTACAATGGACAATTGCTGCTGGTGAAATATATCACCCGTTTAATTGCACGCAGCAGCAAAGAACCAAAGCTGGCGTTTATAAAAACACGGGAGCAGCAAACAACCACTACTGCACGCTTTACTGTGAGCATGGGAATAATGCCCGATTATACATTCAGTGGCAACGGTGTAAAAGTTGATGGAGTTAGTGAAGGTCGTGCAGCACAGAAAGCCGGTTTAAAAGCAGGCGATGTTGTTACAAAGCTTGGTGAATTTAATATCAGCTCTGTTGAAGGTTACATGCAAGCCTTGAGTAAATTTAAAAAAGGTGATGCTACAAAAGTGAAAGTGAAACGTGGAAATGAAGAACTTGAATTTGATATAGCGTTTTAA
- a CDS encoding IPExxxVDY family protein — protein MKLKIDNELLAEEFFENTLLLGVMAPMESQKFVWQVNQSMRFDFRLNDDIEIQLSKKNRQYYFSVFEYKEPNMVLEYYLYKNQFDGEYLLPEFKHLDYLWLTKGDLPGEEDEKKLITDIRNIPGVQLVVELTNEKIRNKQHLIL, from the coding sequence ATGAAACTCAAAATCGATAACGAACTGCTGGCAGAAGAATTCTTTGAGAATACACTTCTGCTTGGTGTAATGGCTCCCATGGAAAGCCAGAAGTTTGTGTGGCAGGTAAACCAATCAATGCGTTTCGATTTTCGTTTGAATGACGATATTGAAATTCAGTTATCAAAAAAGAACAGGCAATACTATTTTTCTGTATTCGAGTACAAAGAACCAAACATGGTGCTGGAGTATTACTTGTATAAGAATCAATTTGACGGTGAGTATCTTTTACCGGAATTCAAACACCTTGATTATTTGTGGCTGACAAAAGGGGATCTGCCGGGAGAAGAAGATGAAAAAAAACTCATCACTGATATTCGAAACATTCCTGGTGTACAGTTGGTGGTTGAGTTAACCAATGAAAAGATCAGGAACAAGCAACATCTTATTTTATAA
- a CDS encoding 4a-hydroxytetrahydrobiopterin dehydratase, with protein MWTETDNKLYRKFEFANFSEAFAFMTRVAIEAEKMDHHPLWTNVWNKVEIWLSTHDAGDIVTEKDKKLAERINKLL; from the coding sequence ATGTGGACCGAAACTGATAATAAACTTTACCGAAAATTTGAATTCGCCAATTTCTCAGAAGCTTTTGCCTTTATGACTCGTGTGGCAATAGAAGCAGAAAAAATGGATCATCATCCTTTGTGGACCAATGTGTGGAATAAGGTGGAGATATGGTTAAGCACACATGATGCGGGTGATATTGTTACCGAAAAAGATAAAAAGCTTGCCGAGCGAATCAACAAGCTTTTATAG
- a CDS encoding DUF4870 domain-containing protein yields the protein MDAKTIAWVSYLTLIGWIIAYVSYGNLNPKSSLATYHLRQSFGIMVTSLALYIAFWMLVFMVPFLSFFITIIWIALVVLWVLGLISALNGEEKPLPVVGTYFQQWFQFIK from the coding sequence ATGGACGCAAAAACTATCGCCTGGGTAAGTTACCTTACGCTCATTGGCTGGATCATTGCTTATGTATCATACGGCAATCTGAATCCAAAAAGTTCACTGGCTACTTATCATCTCCGGCAGAGTTTCGGAATCATGGTAACAAGTCTTGCACTTTATATTGCTTTCTGGATGCTTGTTTTCATGGTTCCTTTTCTATCCTTTTTTATTACGATCATATGGATAGCACTTGTTGTGCTCTGGGTGTTAGGTTTGATATCAGCATTAAATGGCGAAGAAAAACCATTGCCTGTTGTAGGAACCTACTTTCAGCAATGGTTTCAGTTTATTAAATAA
- the selD gene encoding selenide, water dikinase SelD, whose product MLSGTIRLTQFSHGAGCGCKIAPAVLEQILQSSLSTITDKNLLVGNSSKDDAAVYDLGNGMAMISTTDFFTPIVDDAFSFGQIASANAISDVYAMGGKPFMAIAILGWPVEKLPTGIAQQVLDGARTICNEAGITLAGGHSIDSPEPFFGLAVNGMVQIANLKQNNTAREGNVLLLTKPIGVGVLSTAEKRDVLKEEHKGLAATQMKQLNSIGELLGKLDAVTAMTDVTGFGLLGHLIEMCEGAAVSAELSYQHIPFIAAAKEYLAQRIVPDATYRNWNSYSSKVGFGAGVNVMEAFNLLPDPQTNGGLLIAVKEEQLADVQQLLAANNLEAFTQPIGKLVPKSEKVIQVLV is encoded by the coding sequence ATGCTTTCAGGAACAATCAGACTTACACAGTTTTCACATGGCGCAGGTTGCGGTTGCAAAATTGCACCGGCCGTACTTGAACAAATACTTCAGTCATCCCTATCAACAATAACAGATAAGAACTTACTTGTTGGCAACAGCAGTAAAGATGATGCAGCGGTATATGATCTCGGCAATGGAATGGCCATGATCTCTACCACTGATTTTTTTACGCCCATTGTGGATGATGCTTTCAGCTTTGGACAGATCGCTTCTGCCAACGCCATCAGCGATGTGTATGCAATGGGTGGAAAACCTTTTATGGCAATTGCTATTTTGGGTTGGCCTGTTGAAAAATTGCCAACTGGGATTGCACAGCAGGTATTAGATGGTGCAAGAACCATTTGCAATGAAGCAGGTATTACTTTAGCAGGCGGACATAGCATCGATTCACCGGAACCTTTCTTTGGTTTAGCAGTGAACGGAATGGTGCAGATCGCAAATCTCAAACAAAACAATACTGCCCGGGAAGGAAATGTATTGTTACTCACAAAACCAATTGGTGTTGGCGTGTTGAGCACTGCTGAAAAAAGAGATGTATTGAAAGAAGAACATAAAGGACTTGCTGCAACTCAAATGAAACAGCTTAATTCCATTGGTGAGCTGTTGGGAAAACTGGATGCAGTAACCGCTATGACTGATGTAACTGGTTTTGGATTGTTGGGTCATCTAATTGAGATGTGTGAAGGCGCTGCTGTTTCTGCCGAACTATCTTATCAACACATACCATTTATTGCGGCGGCAAAAGAATACCTGGCGCAACGGATCGTTCCAGATGCTACTTACCGAAACTGGAATAGTTACAGCAGCAAAGTTGGTTTTGGTGCGGGTGTAAATGTGATGGAAGCATTTAATCTGTTGCCAGATCCACAAACGAATGGGGGGCTGTTGATCGCTGTGAAAGAAGAGCAGTTAGCAGATGTTCAACAACTGCTTGCTGCAAACAATCTTGAAGCATTCACACAACCAATTGGCAAACTCGTCCCCAAATCAGAAAAGGTTATTCAGGTTTTAGTTTGA